The following DNA comes from Saccharomyces cerevisiae S288C chromosome XIII, complete sequence.
AGCATTAATATATTGTTGGGCTCTAGAACAGGGCAGCTCCCGTAGAGGTTACCATGAAGGTATGGAGCAAGATGTCTTTGTCCCCTGGGTTCTTCCCAAGAGTAAATCCAAACCAAAAACTAAATCAACGCCGCCTGCTAAAGTCAAGACAAGGCCAAAGCCAAACTTAATGAATATTCCCCCAAAGGAGCGTTCCGAATACTTGCAGCGCTGGAAGGAGGAACAGCAACGCAGTAAGTCTCTTGATGATAACGACGAGAAGCAACAACAAGATCAAGAACAGGAAAGAGAAGAGGTAAAATACCGATACTATCACTTATACCGAGAGGGCGAATTGGCTGAGGATTGCCGCCAAGCTGGGGCTGCCGTTCATAGTGAGGGCTTCGAGCGCGACAATTGGTGGGTGGTGGCCCAGAAGAGATGAAGGTGATATATAGGTAGACAGTGTATTTTGTAGCAGCAGGTATTACGATAGAAGTATGTAATAGCTTTCATAGTGTAATCGAAGATGCCAGTAGTCAATCATGAGGATAGTGAATTTCACCTTTCGCACACAGAAGAGGACAAGTTAAATGAGTTCCAGGTCATCACGAATTTCCCCCCAGAAGACTTGCCAGATGTGGTGAGACTGTTGAGGAACCATGGTTGGCAGTTAGAACCAGCATTGAGCCGATATTTCGATGGAGAGTGGAAAGGCGAACCAGACCAGATGGGAGAGCCCACTCAAACGTCTACACCCATGGCTGAGACCTTGGTTCCTCCCGCGTTGGGACCTAGACCGTTGTTATTTACAGCCTCACTGCCCGTGGTCAGACCATTGCCAGCGAACTTCCGCAATGATTTCAGAACAATTGGGCTAAATGGACGCTCTAACACTGTGTGGTCCATGTTTGAATCTTTTAGTTATGATGGTAAcccctttctttttattttactgTTGATCCCTCGGATAATCAATAGGTTATCTGCCACAATATTCACGTTCTTTTGCACTCTATTGTCCCTGCATTCGATAAGTGGTGGCGGTAATTCAGGAAAACCCAAGATCTCCAAGGTTCCAAAGGCACCAACCAGAGAAACCCATATCCCACTTGCAGAAATACTGGGTGACACGAAGGACAAGGATGCATTTTGCGAACTAAAAAGCTTTAAACCAGACATTTCCTTCAATGAGGCCTTGCGTATTGCAAAAGAAGAGTTTAAGTTTATGTTGCTCATCCTAGTGGGCGACACCTACGATACCGATACTGATACCGTAGATGTTAATTCTAAACTACTATTGGAAAAGATTTTGTTAAACAAGAAGACTTTACAGTACTTGCGCAAGATTGATAACGACCTGATTATCTATTTGAAATGCGTACACGAGTTGGAACCTTGGCTGGTTGCTCGCCAACTAGGTGTCAGAAACACCCCGGAGATATTCCTCATTGCCAACGTGGCTAATAAGGCTTCCCATTCAGAAACTTTGCCCTCACAAAGACTCTCCATTCTCGGCAAGCTAAAGGTCAATTCACTGAACAGATTCTTGCAGTCGTTAACAAACGTGGTGGAAAAGTACACTCCAGAATTAGTTGTTAATAAAACTGAAATGCACGAGCTACGCATGTCaagagaaataaaaaaactgcAGGAGGATGCGTACAAAAAGTCGCTAGAAATGGACAGAATCAAAGCtatagaaaaggaaaagagcTTGAAACACGCTCAggatttgaaattaaacTCAACTGCTCGGCAATTAAAATGGTTAAAGGCTTGCATCGATGAGATACAGCCGTTCGAGACAACGGGGAAGCAAGCTACTCTGCAATTTAGGACTTCTAGTGGCAAAAGATTC
Coding sequences within:
- the TRM9 gene encoding tRNA (carboxymethyluridine(34)-5-O)-methyltransferase (tRNA methyltransferase; catalyzes modification of wobble bases in tRNA anticodons to 2, 5-methoxycarbonylmethyluridine and 5-methoxycarbonylmethyl-2-thiouridine; may act as part of a complex with Trm112p; deletion mutation increases translational infidelity, including amino acid misincorporation and -1 frameshifting, and also confers resistance to zymocin; null mutant displays activation of stress responses), which encodes MEINQAAEKEQEYVHKVYNEIAPHFSQTRYKPWPIVTQFLKTRPMGSIGIDVGCGNGKYLGVNPDIYIIGSDRSDGLIECARGINPSYNLLVADGLNLPHKNETFDFAISIAVVHHWSTRERRVEVIRHVLSKLRQGGQALIYCWALEQGSSRRGYHEGMEQDVFVPWVLPKSKSKPKTKSTPPAKVKTRPKPNLMNIPPKERSEYLQRWKEEQQRSKSLDDNDEKQQQDQEQEREEVKYRYYHLYREGELAEDCRQAGAAVHSEGFERDNWWVVAQKR
- the UBX2 gene encoding Ubx2p (Bridging factor involved in ER-associated protein degradation (ERAD); bridges the cytosolic Cdc48p-Npl1p-Ufd1p ATPase complex and the membrane associated Ssm4p and Hrd1p ubiquitin ligase complexes; contains a UBX (ubiquitin regulatory X) domain and a ubiquitin-associated (UBA) domain; redistributes from the ER to lipid droplets during the diauxic shift and stationary phase; required for the maintenance of lipid homeostasis; required for mitochondrial protein translocation-associated degradation); amino-acid sequence: MPVVNHEDSEFHLSHTEEDKLNEFQVITNFPPEDLPDVVRLLRNHGWQLEPALSRYFDGEWKGEPDQMGEPTQTSTPMAETLVPPALGPRPLLFTASLPVVRPLPANFRNDFRTIGLNGRSNTVWSMFESFSYDGNPFLFILLLIPRIINRLSATIFTFFCTLLSLHSISGGGNSGKPKISKVPKAPTRETHIPLAEILGDTKDKDAFCELKSFKPDISFNEALRIAKEEFKFMLLILVGDTYDTDTDTVDVNSKLLLEKILLNKKTLQYLRKIDNDLIIYLKCVHELEPWLVARQLGVRNTPEIFLIANVANKASHSETLPSQRLSILGKLKVNSLNRFLQSLTNVVEKYTPELVVNKTEMHELRMSREIKKLQEDAYKKSLEMDRIKAIEKEKSLKHAQDLKLNSTARQLKWLKACIDEIQPFETTGKQATLQFRTSSGKRFVKKFPSMTTLYQIYQSIGCHIYLAVYSSDPAEWSNALQDKIRQLSADDDMLCFKEGQLETATATTIEELGHIINNELTSFDLERGKLEFDFELVSPFPKYTVHPNEHMSVDQVPQLWPNGSLLVEALDEEDEEDEENEEQ